From one Caldithrix abyssi DSM 13497 genomic stretch:
- a CDS encoding dihydroorotate dehydrogenase electron transfer subunit: MSDLMQTFPILKIVEHGPGVKSFYFERMMDARAGQFVNVWLPGVDEKPYSVSALDDDWLEISVKAYGPFSSAMMELQVGDRLGIRGPFGRSFTHHDNALLIGGGIGIAPLRILAHELNARGLRFVSLLGAATAHELIFLEDFKKRSSNCYVTTDDGSAGKKGLVTDDLMDIIKNEKIEFVYAAGPEVMFVKVKELIDPPGIPYEFCMERYMKCGIGICGQCVLDDSGVRLCVEGPVLNQNDLKEVTELGKIHRDASGRRVLTSG; the protein is encoded by the coding sequence ATGAGTGACTTGATGCAAACCTTCCCGATTTTAAAGATTGTTGAACATGGTCCCGGCGTAAAGAGTTTTTATTTCGAACGCATGATGGACGCCCGCGCCGGGCAGTTTGTTAATGTGTGGCTGCCGGGCGTGGATGAAAAACCTTACTCCGTATCGGCCCTGGACGATGATTGGCTGGAAATTTCGGTTAAAGCGTACGGGCCGTTTTCCAGCGCCATGATGGAACTGCAGGTGGGGGACAGACTGGGCATCCGCGGGCCGTTCGGACGGAGCTTTACGCATCACGATAATGCCCTGTTGATTGGCGGCGGGATTGGCATCGCGCCATTGCGCATTCTGGCGCATGAATTGAACGCTCGAGGTTTGCGCTTTGTCAGCTTGCTGGGCGCAGCCACCGCTCACGAGCTGATTTTTCTTGAGGATTTTAAAAAGCGTTCGTCCAATTGTTATGTTACCACCGATGACGGCTCGGCCGGAAAAAAGGGCCTGGTGACCGATGATTTAATGGACATCATTAAAAACGAAAAAATCGAATTTGTGTACGCCGCCGGTCCGGAGGTCATGTTTGTTAAAGTTAAAGAACTGATCGATCCGCCGGGTATTCCTTACGAGTTTTGCATGGAGCGCTACATGAAGTGCGGCATCGGCATTTGCGGCCAGTGTGTTTTAGACGATTCCGGCGTGCGCCTTTGTGTGGAAGGACCGGTACTCAATCAAAACGATCTTAAAGAGGTGACTGAGCTGGGCAAGATCCACCGCGACGCCTCCGGCCGCCGCGTTCTAACTTCGGGGTAG
- a CDS encoding IS256 family transposase yields the protein MAKTQRKDNGLVREIQNILLEDEDFLRRIVQENLQKILESEFEDYIQAGRYERTEHRKGYRNGIYRRTLKTRVGVIELEVVRDREGNFKTELFRRYQRNEKALVLSLVEMYLQGVSTRKVKRIVEHLCGTEISKSTISNLSKELDENINKWRNRPLDKSYPYLVIDARYENIREAEAGVIGKAVFVIIGIDAQGYREILSVEIGDSEREDTWSEIFRKLKERGLKGLSYVVSDDHKGLVKAVKREFQGIRWQRCQVHFIRNFMDKIGKKNSKEYLEMLRDVFNAPEIKSARERKEGLVKKLEDKKPSVADWLDREIEFCFTVYSLPIEHRKKMKSTNMIERLNEEIKRRSRVVRIFPNDESCIRLIGAICMEKSEEWQSGRRYLNMSIENEVEGKKEPDCVRSCRGRDVKTEVYEMANAV from the coding sequence ATGGCAAAGACACAAAGAAAAGATAATGGTTTGGTGAGAGAAATTCAAAATATTTTACTAGAAGATGAAGATTTTTTAAGAAGAATCGTTCAAGAAAATTTACAGAAGATATTGGAATCAGAGTTTGAGGATTATATACAAGCAGGACGTTATGAGCGTACAGAGCATCGCAAAGGCTACCGTAATGGGATATACAGAAGGACATTAAAGACGCGTGTAGGTGTGATAGAGTTAGAAGTAGTAAGAGATAGGGAAGGAAATTTTAAGACAGAACTTTTCAGACGTTATCAACGAAATGAGAAGGCCTTGGTGTTATCCCTAGTAGAGATGTATCTTCAGGGGGTATCCACCAGGAAAGTAAAACGAATAGTGGAGCACTTATGTGGAACGGAGATATCAAAAAGCACAATCAGTAACTTATCAAAAGAATTGGATGAGAATATTAATAAATGGCGTAACCGCCCCTTAGATAAATCATATCCTTATTTAGTTATAGATGCACGATATGAGAACATACGAGAAGCAGAAGCCGGAGTAATTGGGAAGGCGGTATTTGTGATAATAGGGATCGATGCGCAAGGTTATAGAGAAATACTATCGGTAGAAATAGGAGATAGCGAGCGAGAGGATACATGGAGTGAGATATTTAGGAAATTAAAAGAGCGGGGATTAAAAGGCTTAAGCTATGTTGTATCAGATGATCATAAGGGACTTGTAAAAGCGGTAAAGCGAGAATTTCAAGGCATAAGATGGCAACGATGTCAAGTCCATTTTATTCGCAATTTTATGGATAAAATAGGCAAGAAGAATAGCAAGGAATATTTAGAGATGTTGAGAGATGTTTTTAATGCGCCGGAAATTAAATCGGCCAGAGAAAGGAAAGAAGGGCTAGTAAAGAAATTAGAGGATAAGAAGCCGTCGGTAGCAGACTGGTTAGATAGAGAGATAGAATTTTGTTTCACAGTTTACAGTTTGCCCATAGAGCATCGAAAGAAGATGAAGTCGACCAATATGATAGAACGGCTAAATGAAGAGATAAAAAGGCGCAGTAGAGTTGTAAGAATATTCCCAAATGATGAATCCTGTATTCGTTTGATAGGAGCAATATGCATGGAGAAATCGGAGGAATGGCAAAGTGGTCGAAGATATTTAAATATGAGTATTGAGAATGAAGTAGAAGGAAAAAAGGAGCCTGACTGCGTGCGTTCATGCAGAGGCAGGGATGTAAAGACAGAGGTCTACGAAATGGCGAACGCGGTGTAA
- the lysX gene encoding lysine biosynthesis protein LysX yields the protein MRVGFLHSIIRKDEKFLIEAFRKRPNVELEMIDDREIVFTMGKNGFALDVVIERAINHSRALHALMLFESAGVKCVNTAQVALTCGDKLLTSRAMAAHNVPQPPVKIAFTEQSAIKAIEEMGYPVVIKPAVGSWGRLISKINDRDAAEAILEHKTILGSYHHSIFYIQKYVEKNGRDIRSFVVGDECIAAIYRRSDHWITNTARGGQASNCPVTDEIAEISLKAARAVGGGVLAIDLFETNDGLLVNEVNYTMEFKNSIDTTGVDIPARIVDYVLKIAKEAA from the coding sequence ATGCGTGTAGGATTTTTACATTCAATTATTCGCAAAGACGAAAAATTTTTAATCGAAGCATTCCGCAAACGCCCAAACGTGGAACTGGAAATGATCGACGACCGGGAAATCGTTTTTACCATGGGTAAAAACGGATTTGCTCTGGATGTGGTTATCGAAAGAGCCATTAACCACTCGCGTGCGCTGCATGCTTTAATGCTGTTCGAAAGCGCGGGCGTAAAATGCGTTAACACGGCTCAGGTTGCATTAACCTGCGGCGATAAATTACTGACCTCCCGGGCTATGGCGGCGCACAATGTTCCGCAACCACCAGTAAAAATCGCCTTTACAGAACAATCGGCCATTAAAGCCATTGAAGAGATGGGCTATCCGGTGGTCATCAAACCGGCGGTAGGCTCCTGGGGGCGGTTGATCTCCAAAATCAACGATCGGGACGCCGCCGAAGCCATTTTAGAACACAAAACGATTCTGGGCAGCTACCACCATTCCATCTTTTACATTCAAAAATACGTGGAAAAAAACGGCCGCGATATCCGCTCGTTTGTGGTGGGCGATGAATGTATTGCCGCCATTTATCGCCGCTCCGACCACTGGATCACCAACACGGCGCGCGGCGGCCAGGCATCTAACTGTCCGGTAACCGATGAAATCGCCGAAATTTCGCTTAAAGCAGCCCGGGCGGTTGGCGGCGGCGTACTGGCCATCGACCTGTTCGAAACCAACGACGGCTTATTGGTTAACGAAGTGAATTACACCATGGAATTCAAAAACAGCATTGACACCACCGGCGTGGACATTCCGGCCAGAATCGTGGATTACGTTTTAAAGATCGCAAAGGAGGCGGCATGA
- a CDS encoding [LysW]-aminoadipate kinase, producing MMIIKIGGGSAINLQGIVEDLAQIDGPKIIVHGANALRDELAQKLGMAPRVITSASGYASVYSDANALDVMMMAYAGLRNKRLVELFQRQQINAIGLTGLDGLLIRGRRNRGIRVKENGKIKLLRDFSGKPQTVNKTLLILLLEQGYLPVITVPIADENGFAINSENDDIVALLQSALQATTIVQLIEAPGFLENPTDPDSVISRLTIRELRVREQQSAGRIKRKLHALVKIFESGKPRVIIADGRVEHPVKNALNEKGTVIQ from the coding sequence ATGATGATTATTAAAATCGGCGGCGGCTCTGCCATCAACCTGCAGGGAATTGTTGAGGACCTGGCGCAAATCGACGGTCCCAAAATCATTGTGCACGGCGCCAATGCCCTGCGCGACGAACTGGCCCAAAAACTGGGCATGGCCCCCAGAGTGATAACTTCGGCCTCCGGATATGCCAGCGTGTACTCGGACGCTAACGCTCTGGATGTGATGATGATGGCTTACGCCGGCCTGCGCAACAAGCGGCTGGTGGAATTGTTTCAGCGACAGCAAATCAACGCCATCGGCTTAACAGGACTTGACGGCCTGTTGATTCGCGGTCGTCGCAACCGCGGCATTCGCGTAAAGGAGAACGGTAAAATTAAACTTTTACGCGATTTTTCGGGTAAACCGCAGACGGTAAACAAAACACTCCTGATCCTGTTGCTGGAACAGGGCTATTTGCCGGTCATCACCGTGCCCATTGCCGATGAAAATGGTTTTGCCATCAATAGTGAAAATGACGATATTGTGGCTTTGTTGCAGTCGGCGTTGCAGGCAACAACCATCGTCCAGCTCATCGAAGCGCCGGGTTTTTTGGAGAATCCGACCGATCCGGATTCCGTTATCTCCCGCTTGACCATCAGGGAGTTGCGTGTGCGCGAACAACAGAGCGCCGGACGAATAAAACGCAAGTTGCACGCTCTGGTCAAAATTTTTGAAAGCGGCAAACCGCGCGTCATCATTGCCGATGGACGCGTTGAACATCCTGTTAAAAACGCTTTAAACGAGAAAGGAACCGTGATCCAATGA
- the pyrB gene encoding aspartate carbamoyltransferase produces the protein MKKDLISMEDLTVDEIKAYIELAHRVEATPPERLVKKLPGKIMAALFFEPSTRTRLSFESAMHRLGGSVIGFAEQSATSVSKGESFVDTIYTVENYCDIMVIRHPGEGTARLAAQTTDLPVINAGDGSNQHPTQTLLDLYTIEKDLGKIADITVAFVGDLKYSRTVHSLIRALMKFGVSEYYLVAPESLRLPGYFKMSDQPEKFKFYETNHLEEVIAKCDVLYMTRIQRERFPDLLEYEKVKDSYRLTAAMLEGARPHLRVLHPLPRVNEIAYDVDKTRYAGYFPQARNGVIMRQAILLKHLGVEL, from the coding sequence ATGAAAAAAGATCTTATTTCAATGGAAGACCTGACGGTCGATGAAATCAAAGCCTATATTGAACTGGCGCATCGAGTGGAAGCGACGCCGCCGGAACGCCTTGTGAAGAAGCTGCCGGGCAAAATTATGGCGGCGCTGTTTTTTGAACCGAGCACCAGAACGCGGCTAAGTTTTGAATCGGCCATGCATCGTCTGGGAGGCAGCGTCATCGGTTTTGCCGAACAATCGGCCACCTCGGTTTCTAAAGGCGAGTCGTTTGTGGATACCATTTACACCGTGGAAAATTACTGTGACATCATGGTAATCCGGCATCCGGGGGAGGGCACCGCGCGTCTGGCCGCTCAGACCACCGATTTGCCGGTCATCAATGCCGGCGACGGCTCCAACCAGCATCCCACACAAACCCTGCTCGATCTGTACACTATCGAAAAAGACCTGGGCAAAATAGCGGATATTACCGTTGCTTTTGTGGGCGATCTGAAATACTCGCGCACTGTTCATTCCTTGATTCGCGCCCTGATGAAGTTCGGCGTTTCTGAATATTACCTGGTGGCTCCGGAGTCGCTGCGTTTGCCCGGCTATTTTAAGATGAGCGATCAACCAGAAAAATTTAAGTTTTACGAAACCAATCATCTGGAAGAGGTAATTGCCAAATGCGATGTGTTGTATATGACGCGCATCCAGCGCGAACGATTTCCGGATCTGCTGGAATATGAGAAGGTGAAAGATTCGTACCGTTTAACGGCCGCCATGTTAGAGGGCGCGCGTCCTCACTTGCGCGTTTTGCATCCGCTGCCGCGCGTCAACGAAATTGCCTACGATGTGGACAAAACCAGATACGCAGGCTATTTCCCTCAGGCGCGCAACGGCGTCATCATGCGTCAGGCTATTTTATTGAAACATCTGGGAGTTGAGCTATGA
- a CDS encoding dihydroorotate dehydrogenase — protein MRRSMDGVNFLNLKLKNPTVLASGILGLTASSMRRVIKVGGAGAVTTKSFNKDWRKGHKNPSIIPFEHGLLNAVGLSNPGIDEMVKEIRKFKQQSEAPIFASIFGRTIDEFAEVTQRTVEAEPDLIEVNVSCPNVHSEFGQPFGDSLSDTARVTEIVKKHAGSIPVSIKLGPHGPGMGRLARVCEENGADAITAINTVGPGMLIDIDVRKPILSNKTGGVSGPAILPIAVKSVYEVYRTVKIPIIGTGGVTVAADAIQLILAGATLIGIGTAVYYQGIEVFRKVADGIQSYLQKYGFNSIEEIRGLAHE, from the coding sequence ATGAGACGATCCATGGACGGCGTAAATTTTCTAAATCTAAAATTAAAAAATCCCACGGTGCTGGCCTCCGGAATTTTGGGATTAACCGCCTCTTCCATGCGCCGTGTGATTAAAGTGGGCGGCGCCGGCGCGGTTACCACCAAATCTTTTAATAAAGACTGGCGTAAAGGGCACAAAAATCCGAGCATTATTCCCTTTGAGCACGGTTTGCTCAATGCCGTCGGACTTTCCAATCCGGGCATTGATGAAATGGTGAAAGAAATCCGTAAATTTAAACAACAAAGCGAAGCGCCGATTTTTGCCTCCATTTTCGGTCGAACCATTGATGAATTTGCCGAAGTAACCCAGCGTACTGTGGAGGCTGAGCCGGATTTAATTGAAGTGAATGTCTCCTGCCCCAATGTGCATTCCGAATTTGGGCAACCTTTTGGCGACAGCCTGAGCGATACGGCCCGTGTGACGGAAATCGTAAAAAAACATGCCGGCTCCATTCCGGTTTCGATCAAATTGGGGCCGCACGGCCCGGGCATGGGGCGTTTAGCAAGGGTGTGCGAAGAAAACGGCGCCGACGCCATTACGGCCATTAATACCGTGGGCCCGGGCATGTTGATTGATATTGATGTGCGTAAACCGATCCTCTCTAATAAAACCGGAGGCGTTTCAGGGCCGGCCATTCTGCCCATCGCCGTTAAATCGGTGTACGAGGTTTACCGCACGGTGAAAATTCCCATTATTGGCACCGGGGGCGTAACCGTTGCTGCGGACGCCATTCAATTGATTCTGGCCGGCGCCACCTTAATCGGTATTGGAACGGCCGTGTACTACCAGGGTATTGAAGTGTTCCGCAAAGTTGCTGACGGAATCCAGAGTTATTTGCAAAAATACGGATTTAATTCCATTGAAGAAATTCGAGGCCTTGCCCATGAGTGA
- a CDS encoding class II glutamine amidotransferase: protein MCRILYYESKRPEKPQALLNDFARMAQNSVEYQGHGWGCAWQTPRGWDFYWSIRPVWEDDFSAIPATRRLLAHARSAFRDQGIAIENNMPFYRQDTVFVFNGELHGVRIKENGRIGAEKLFSFILRFKKQDLLTAVRKALPVILKRARYVSALNLIMADSRQTALASFFNERGAYFTMRQFRSEEGLIVCSAPLSDDKNWKPIANGTIKEIRR from the coding sequence ATGTGTCGTATTTTGTACTACGAAAGTAAAAGGCCAGAAAAACCACAGGCCCTTTTGAACGACTTTGCCCGCATGGCGCAGAACAGCGTGGAATATCAGGGGCACGGCTGGGGATGTGCCTGGCAAACGCCGAGGGGCTGGGACTTTTACTGGAGCATTCGTCCCGTATGGGAAGATGATTTTTCGGCCATCCCTGCAACGCGTCGCCTGCTGGCACATGCCCGCAGCGCCTTTCGCGATCAGGGAATTGCCATCGAAAACAACATGCCTTTTTACCGGCAGGATACGGTCTTTGTCTTTAACGGTGAACTGCACGGCGTTCGCATTAAAGAAAACGGGCGCATCGGCGCGGAAAAGTTATTCAGCTTTATTTTACGTTTTAAAAAGCAAGATTTGCTGACCGCCGTGCGCAAGGCCCTGCCCGTCATTTTAAAACGTGCGCGATATGTCAGCGCTCTTAATCTCATCATGGCCGATTCCAGGCAAACGGCGCTGGCTTCTTTTTTTAATGAACGGGGCGCTTATTTTACCATGCGCCAGTTTCGTTCAGAAGAAGGCCTGATTGTTTGTTCGGCTCCCCTGTCTGATGATAAAAACTGGAAACCCATCGCAAACGGAACCATTAAGGAGATCAGGCGATGA
- a CDS encoding T9SS type A sorting domain-containing protein, translating to MVGNEYNVYIAFHREKMSDNFQPTGIHEIVCYKNTDQNFDQWNVILGPFEGSNPSLSHSKTGSNGDIGLVWDHNGKIYFKGTNYYGNWTATQQISDDLWYHQDNCKPNLSYTSGIAHIVWEGFHAITEMPTGYYRYFKVDEERLSDLTVLPSHGADVHHLSVSSKQYADNTTAYDYTVVYEGDGIVKVTQTSDNFEEENFGDGQYPNITEHDMIRSVWTKYNDAPYLLKTDYVESSGGGISPIIINPTPVIDYVISANQNNSVEGTITLEVEAVKFNHDTVYFDNALKSKTWIVTQDYIPLEMDLKVRFHNVYNGFNDEDVLYSLVFEDSTQGEIFLTNLKYKELPAPNGTDFEKFFKVTTIVNLAGKTGKICLKTNGLTPALITKRLDVFSQSPLNKSRPVNAVIPKTFALRQNFPNPFNPLTHITLELPQEAKVGLSVYTINGKKVQTLLKGQQAAGIYEVVFDGRNLASGVYIYRLTTDKGFAQSKKMTLIK from the coding sequence GTGGTGGGCAATGAATACAATGTGTACATTGCATTCCATAGAGAGAAGATGAGCGATAACTTTCAACCAACGGGCATTCACGAAATCGTTTGTTACAAAAATACGGATCAAAATTTTGATCAGTGGAATGTAATTTTAGGCCCCTTTGAGGGTAGTAATCCTTCCCTTAGCCATAGCAAAACAGGCAGCAACGGCGATATTGGTCTGGTCTGGGATCATAACGGAAAGATTTATTTTAAAGGCACGAATTATTACGGAAACTGGACGGCTACGCAACAGATTTCCGATGATCTATGGTATCATCAAGATAATTGCAAACCGAATCTTTCTTACACTTCTGGCATTGCCCATATTGTGTGGGAAGGTTTTCATGCCATAACCGAAATGCCGACCGGTTATTATCGCTATTTCAAAGTTGATGAAGAACGTTTAAGCGATTTAACGGTTCTACCATCCCACGGAGCCGATGTGCATCATTTGTCGGTTTCTTCCAAACAATATGCAGATAATACCACGGCTTACGATTACACGGTGGTTTACGAAGGCGATGGCATTGTTAAAGTGACGCAAACTTCAGATAATTTTGAAGAAGAAAATTTCGGCGATGGACAATATCCAAACATCACCGAACACGATATGATTCGCAGTGTGTGGACCAAATACAACGATGCGCCCTATCTTCTCAAAACCGATTACGTGGAAAGTTCCGGCGGCGGCATCAGCCCAATCATCATTAATCCCACTCCAGTGATTGACTACGTTATTTCCGCCAACCAAAACAACAGCGTGGAAGGTACGATTACCTTGGAAGTAGAGGCGGTTAAATTTAATCACGACACGGTGTATTTTGACAATGCTCTTAAATCAAAAACCTGGATCGTAACGCAAGATTATATTCCGCTGGAAATGGATTTGAAGGTGCGTTTTCACAATGTTTACAATGGATTTAATGACGAAGATGTTCTTTATTCGTTGGTTTTTGAAGACTCCACACAGGGCGAAATCTTTTTAACCAATTTAAAATACAAAGAATTACCAGCGCCCAATGGAACCGATTTCGAAAAATTCTTTAAGGTAACCACCATTGTAAATCTGGCAGGCAAAACGGGAAAAATCTGTTTAAAAACCAATGGCCTTACGCCTGCTTTGATTACCAAGCGTCTGGATGTTTTCAGTCAGAGCCCTTTGAACAAATCCAGGCCCGTAAACGCTGTAATTCCCAAGACCTTTGCCTTGCGTCAAAACTTTCCCAATCCTTTTAATCCTTTAACTCATATTACTTTAGAATTACCGCAAGAGGCAAAAGTGGGGTTGAGCGTTTACACGATCAATGGTAAAAAGGTGCAAACGTTGTTAAAGGGCCAACAAGCCGCAGGAATTTACGAAGTTGTTTTTGACGGACGCAACCTGGCCAGCGGGGTGTACATTTACCGCCTGACCACAGACAAAGGCTTTGCGCAGTCCAAAAAGATGACACTTATTAAATAG
- a CDS encoding aspartate aminotransferase family protein produces MKAFQEMEDQFSLPLFNKRGLTLVRGENALVWDIEGRRYIDCAGGHGVVNVGHANPRVAAALAEQAQTLITCTGSFYNDKRALLLKKLIEITPASLDKVFLCNSGAEAVEAALKFARLTTGKTDFVCARRGFHGRTMGALSATFNPNYKKDFEPLVPGFTFVPFNDFSALQKAITDQTAAVLLEVVQGEGGVHIGRKDYFENVQKLCKEREILLIIDEVQTGFGRTGRMFASEYVDLQPDILCLAKGIAAGVPMGAMLCSAKIKASPGKHGSTFGGNPLACAAGLAAIEFIEEHNLPQQAFEKGQYFKKHFKGSELAVVKEVRQIGLMIGIELKKKAQPYIKALQEQGVIVIPAGPKVVRLLPPLTIEYELLDEVIDKLTDVLGQTTLQ; encoded by the coding sequence ATGAAGGCCTTTCAGGAAATGGAAGATCAATTTTCGCTTCCACTGTTTAATAAAAGAGGATTAACTCTGGTGCGTGGAGAGAATGCGCTGGTGTGGGATATTGAGGGCAGGCGCTACATCGATTGCGCCGGGGGACACGGCGTGGTGAACGTGGGCCATGCCAACCCGCGGGTGGCTGCGGCGCTGGCTGAACAGGCGCAGACTTTAATAACCTGCACCGGTAGCTTTTACAACGATAAACGCGCTCTGCTTTTAAAAAAGCTAATTGAAATTACGCCTGCCAGCCTTGACAAAGTATTTCTGTGCAACTCCGGAGCTGAAGCCGTGGAAGCGGCGCTTAAATTTGCCCGACTTACCACGGGCAAAACGGATTTTGTCTGCGCCCGTCGCGGTTTTCACGGCCGCACCATGGGCGCCCTGAGCGCTACGTTTAATCCTAATTACAAAAAGGATTTTGAACCGCTTGTTCCCGGTTTTACCTTTGTGCCTTTTAACGATTTTTCTGCGCTACAAAAGGCAATAACCGATCAAACAGCCGCCGTGTTGTTAGAAGTGGTACAGGGCGAAGGCGGCGTCCACATTGGGCGCAAGGATTATTTTGAAAACGTGCAAAAACTCTGTAAAGAACGGGAAATCCTGTTAATCATTGACGAGGTGCAGACTGGATTTGGCCGCACGGGGAGAATGTTTGCCAGCGAATACGTCGATCTACAACCAGATATTCTCTGCCTGGCCAAAGGCATTGCCGCAGGCGTACCCATGGGAGCTATGTTATGTTCCGCAAAAATAAAGGCCAGTCCCGGAAAACACGGCAGCACCTTTGGCGGCAATCCGCTGGCCTGCGCCGCCGGACTGGCCGCCATCGAATTTATCGAAGAACACAATCTGCCTCAACAGGCATTTGAAAAGGGGCAGTACTTTAAAAAGCATTTTAAAGGCAGTGAATTGGCCGTGGTCAAAGAAGTACGGCAGATCGGACTGATGATTGGCATCGAGTTGAAGAAAAAAGCGCAGCCCTATATTAAAGCTTTGCAGGAACAAGGCGTTATTGTGATTCCGGCAGGCCCAAAGGTTGTGCGGCTATTGCCCCCTTTGACCATTGAATATGAATTGCTGGATGAGGTGATCGACAAGTTAACCGATGTGCTCGGGCAGACGACCTTGCAATAA
- a CDS encoding aspartate carbamoyltransferase regulatory subunit, protein MSKKNDKMLMIPKIKAGIVIDHIPAGDGVKILEIISRYEEMKEVPVTLGINYDSQKMGRKDLIKLQLEFLAPEIIQHISIVVPGVTIKAIKEYEVYSKVVVQAPKVIKNLLRCKNPNCVTNLEKESETLFEAVDPESKKVKCAYCERIFELSELQPLIK, encoded by the coding sequence ATGAGCAAAAAGAATGATAAGATGTTGATGATTCCCAAAATCAAAGCGGGAATCGTGATCGATCATATTCCTGCCGGCGACGGGGTTAAAATTCTGGAAATTATCAGCCGTTATGAAGAGATGAAAGAGGTCCCGGTAACTCTGGGCATCAATTACGATAGCCAGAAGATGGGGCGCAAAGACCTGATTAAATTGCAGCTCGAATTTCTGGCGCCTGAGATCATCCAGCACATCTCCATTGTGGTGCCGGGCGTTACCATTAAGGCCATCAAAGAATACGAGGTGTACAGCAAAGTGGTTGTGCAGGCGCCCAAAGTCATCAAAAATCTGTTGCGGTGTAAAAATCCCAATTGTGTCACCAATCTGGAAAAAGAGAGCGAAACCCTGTTCGAGGCGGTTGATCCGGAATCCAAAAAAGTTAAATGCGCCTATTGCGAACGTATTTTCGAGCTCTCGGAACTACAACCATTAATAAAATGA
- the argC gene encoding N-acetyl-gamma-glutamyl-phosphate reductase, translated as MSAITVSIAGASGYAGGELLRLLLFHPDVRIQQATSERHFGQFVHKVHPNLRGQTTLKFCGMDDLQPCDLLFLCLPHGEAQKRIEHFSQIAPRIIDLSADFRLQNPDAYARWYGQSHLRPDLLGQFVYGIPELHRQQMQTARFISSAGCNATAAILALYPLFKEGLAQANQAIIEVKVGSSEAGNRPNEASHHPVRHGCVRSFKPTRHRHAAEIEQELSFNEAMTAHFSATAIEMVRGVLATAHVFLNRKLSEKDIWKIYRSYYASEPFVRIVKERDGLYRYPEPKLVAGTNFCDVGFELDGSTNRLVVISAIDNLMKGAAGQAVQAFNIMHGLPETRALQFPGLHPV; from the coding sequence ATGAGCGCTATTACGGTTTCCATTGCAGGCGCTTCCGGTTACGCCGGCGGCGAGCTACTGCGTCTTTTATTGTTTCATCCCGATGTGCGCATCCAGCAGGCGACCTCGGAAAGACATTTTGGTCAATTTGTGCACAAGGTTCATCCGAACTTGCGCGGGCAAACCACCTTAAAATTTTGCGGTATGGATGATTTACAACCCTGCGACCTGTTGTTCCTTTGCCTGCCCCATGGCGAAGCGCAAAAACGGATCGAGCACTTTTCGCAAATTGCGCCGCGCATTATCGATTTGAGCGCCGATTTTCGTTTGCAAAATCCCGACGCTTACGCCAGATGGTACGGCCAGTCGCATCTACGTCCGGATTTACTCGGCCAGTTCGTGTACGGCATTCCCGAATTGCACCGACAACAAATGCAAACGGCGCGCTTTATTTCCAGCGCAGGCTGCAATGCTACGGCCGCCATTCTGGCCCTCTACCCCCTTTTTAAAGAGGGCCTGGCGCAAGCTAATCAGGCGATCATTGAAGTTAAAGTCGGTTCCAGCGAGGCAGGCAACCGGCCTAACGAAGCATCGCACCACCCCGTTCGTCATGGCTGCGTGCGTTCGTTTAAGCCTACGAGACATCGCCATGCGGCCGAAATTGAACAGGAATTAAGTTTTAATGAAGCGATGACCGCCCATTTTTCGGCCACAGCCATCGAAATGGTGCGCGGCGTTCTGGCCACGGCGCACGTCTTTTTAAACCGCAAGCTCAGCGAAAAGGACATCTGGAAAATCTACCGCAGCTATTACGCTTCCGAGCCTTTTGTGCGCATTGTGAAAGAACGCGACGGACTTTACCGCTATCCGGAGCCCAAACTGGTGGCCGGCACAAATTTCTGCGACGTGGGGTTTGAACTGGACGGCTCGACCAATCGGCTGGTGGTAATCAGCGCCATTGACAATTTGATGAAGGGCGCAGCCGGACAGGCCGTACAGGCTTTTAATATTATGCACGGCCTGCCCGAAACGCGGGCGCTGCAGTTTCCGGGTCTGCATCCAGTGTAA